TACTGGCTGTCGAGATTCTCGATGAAACCGGGCGTATGCTCGAACGTACACCGAGCCAGGAATTTCATATGCTGCGCATCACGCTGGCGCAAAAGCGCCAAGCGCAACCCTGCACAAATGAAGACTATGGGGTTAGGCCCGAATGCCCGCTTGCAGACAAGCCCCCAGAAAAAAGTAGTTTTCTGCCGTTCTTATGAGCATGCGAATAGGTGACGCTCTTTATTGGTGCAAATATTTCTAAACTCGCTGGTATCGTTACCCACTTTGGTTCGCAAACAACCGAGAATTACCCTTCCGGCGGACCCGCTGTCCGAAAAAAGCTCGATTTTGCGAATTAAACGCTTCTTTTCGGAGCTTGGTTTGGTTTTTGCTACTTCCCGATAACCAAGCACCGTATCAGCAGGATGCCCAATCGCGGCAAGGCTAGACTAGGGCCGCGCCGGCTGAAATGTGCCAAAAGAGGTCAACGAGAATTTATGACTATCAGTGATGCGCTGCACCGGCTGTTACTCGATAACCTGACAACTGCAACTATTCTGCTCAACGCCGACTTGCGACTTGAGTACATGAATCCCGCAGCGGAAATGCTGTTGGCAATAAGCGGTCAACGCAGCCACGGGCAATTTATCAGTGAGTTATTTACCGAATCCGTAGAAGCGTTGAATTCTTTGCGTCAAGCCGTGGAACAGGCTCACCCGTTTACTAAGCGCGAAGCGATGCTAACGGCGCTCACCGGTCAAACGCTCACCGTCGATTACACCGTCACGCCAATTCTGAACCAAAATGAGACCTTGCTCCTGCTGGAGGTGCATCCGCGTGATCGCTTGCTGCGTATCACCAAGGAAGAAGCCCAGCTGTCCAAGCAGGAAACCACTAAAATGTTAGTGCGTGGGTTAGCTCACGAAATCAAAAATCCCCTCGGTGGGATTCGCGGGGCCGCACAACTGCTGGCGCGCGAACTGCCCGAAGAGAGCCTTAAGGATTACACCAACGTCATCATCGAAGAGGCCGACCGGCTGCGCAATCTGGTCGACCGCATGCTGGGTTCAAACAAGATGCTATCGCTGACCATGACCAATGTGCATGAAGTGCTCGAACGCGTTTGCAGCTTGGTGGAAGCCGAAAGCCAAGGCTGCATCACTCTGGTACGCGATTACGACCCAAGCATTCCTGACGTATTGATCGACCGTGAGCAAATGATTCAGGCCGTGCTCAATATAGTTCGCAACGCCATGCAAGCGATAAGCGGCCAGAATGAGTTGCGCCTGGGGCGGATCAGCTTGCGTACGCGAGCTTTACGTCAATTCACCATAGGCCATGTGCGCCATCGGTTAGTGACCAAGGTCGAAATTATCGACAACGGCCCAGGCATCCCAGCCGACCTGCAGGAGACCATTTTTTACCCAATGGTCAGCGGCCGCCCCGGTGGTACCGGGCTTGGCCTCGCAATTACCCAGAACATTATTAGCCAGCATCAGGGACTGATTGAGTGCGACAGCCATCCTGGCCACACCACTTTCTCGATCTTTCTGCCGCTGGAACAAGGAGCAGCGTCGTCATGAGCCGTAGTGAAACTGTCTGGATCGTCGATGACGACCGTTCTATCCGTTGGGTTTTGGAAAAAGCGCTGCAGCAAGAAGGCATGACCACCCAAAGTTTCGATAGCGCCGACGGCGTCATGAGCCGCCTGGCGCGTCAACAACCGGACGTGATCATTTCAGATATCCGCATGCCGGGTGCCAGCGGTCTTGAGTTGCTGGCTCGAATTCGCGAACAACACCCGCGCTTGCCGGTAATCATCATGACTGCCCATTCAGACCTGGACAGCGCCGTGGCGTCATATCAGGGGGGTGCGTTCGAATACCTGCCTAAGCCGTTTGACGTTGATGAGGCTGTGTCGCTGGTCAAGCGCGCCAATCAGCACGCTCAAGAACAGCAAGGTATGGAAGTCGTGCCCGCGCTGACCCGCACCCCGGAAATCATTGGCGAAGCGCCAGCGATGCAGGAAGTGTTTCGCGCCATCGGTCGCCTGAGTCACTCCAATATCACCGTGTTAATCAATGGCGAATCAGGCACCGGTAAAGAACTGGTTGCCCACGCATTGCACCGTCACAGCCCTCGCGCAGCGTCGCCGTTCATTGCCCTGAACATGGCGGCGATTCCCAAGGATTTGATGGAGTCCGAGCTGTTTGGCCACGAAAAAGGCGCGTTCACGGGTGCGGCCAACCTGCGTCGCGGTCGCTTCGAACAAGCAGACGGCGGCACACTCTTTCTCGATGAAATCGGCGATATGCCGGCGGATACACAAACGCGCTTGCTGCGTGTACTGGCGGACGGTGAATTCTATCGAGTCGGCGGGCACACGCCGGTCAAGGTCGATGTACGGATCATCGCTGCGACCCATCAGAATCTGGAAATTCTGGTGCAAGCCGGTAAGTTTCGTGAGGATTTGTTCCACCGTTTGAACGTGATCCGCATCCACATTCCTCGGATGTCCGATCGTCGTGAAGATATTCCAACACTGGCCAAGCATTTCTTGGCCCGCGCCGCGCAAGAACTGGCGGTGGAACCGAAACTGCTCAAGGCGGAAACCGAGGAATACCTCAAGCATCTGCCATGGCCTGGCAACGTGCGTCAGCTGGAAAACACCTGCCGCTGGATCACCGTCATGGCGTCCGGCCGTGAAGTACATGTCAGTGACTTGCCGCCTGAGCTGTTGAGCCTGCCCCACGATGCTGCGCCGATCACCAATTGGGAGCACGCGCTCCGTCAGTGGGCCGATCAGGCGCTGGCACGCGGGCAATCGAGCCTGCTCGACAGCGCGGTGCCAACCTTTGAACGGATCATGATCGAAACGGCCCTAAAGCACACCGCCGGTCGCCGTCGCGATGCCGCTGTGTTACTCGGTTGGGGCCGCAATACCTTGACCCGCAAGATCAAGGAATTGGGCATGAAAATCGATGGCGACGAGGACGAAGGCGACGACGCTTGAGTCAACATCCCAACGCAGTGTCCTGATACCGCGTTGTGGCCTGGCGAATAAATTCGCTCCCTCAGGGCATGTCTATACCCTGTGGAAGCGAACTCGTTGGCGAAAGCGCTGTTGAATTTCCCGTGATTTGAGCCTACCTGTCATTTCTACCAGTTTACGACCCTTCCCCAACGTGATTAGCTCTTGAAATGACCCCTATACGCGAGGTCAGACAAGGAGCAACCGCTATGGATACAGCACTCAACGCCCGCCTGCTCGCGGCCCTCCCGCCTCGATCCTCAATCCCACTGCGCGATCGAATCGTCGATTACGAAATTGCCGAAATGGCGACTTTGTTTCGAAGTCATGAACTGACGTCACACGACATAACCGTCGCCTATCTGCAACGCATCGACCAGCTCAACGGTCCGTTTGAAACTTACAGTGCAAACGGCGGCTACAACGCATTTGTGCGTATCGACCGACAGCAAGCACTAGCACAGGCGCGCGAAGCCGACCTCTGGTTACAAAATCCCAACGATGAACGGGGAGTAGCTCCGCCGCTGTGCGGTATTCCGATGGGCTTAAAGGACTCGATTGGTATAAAAGGTCGCGAGAGCAAAAACGGAACACAGGCCTACAACACTAACTTCGCTCTCGAAGACGCCACGTGCGTTGGCAGACTTCGTGCACAAGGTGCAGTGCTGATCGGACACACCATATGTTCAGAACATTCCGGTGATGTCGTGGGCCAGTTTGCCGGTAATGCCTGGGATCCAGAACGCCCCCCGGGCGGCTCCAGTCAAGGCTCAGCTGTGGCCCCGATTGCCCGACTCGTTGCAGCGGCGCTAGGCGAAGAAACCGCCGGGTCCATCATCATTCCAGCCGCCGTCAACGGCGTAAGTGCGATTAAACCCTCACTGGGTCTTGTCTCCGGGGCAGGGGTCATGCCACTACGAACAGGGTTTGACATCGTTGGCCCCATGGCGCGCTCGATGCGCGACGCCTCGCTGATTCTTTCAGTGATTGCAGGGGTCGATCAGCTCAATGACCCACAAACCTTATCTGCTCCTATTCCGCCCATCCAATTGCCGATCAGCAGTCGTCCGGGCCCACAACCGCTCGCGGGTTTAACTATTGGCATTCCTCAGACAGACTGGCTGGAGTTGGGCAAACCGCCCAGTGAATCCTATGACTTGGACAACAAAAATGCATTCGACCGGTTTAAAGGACAGCTGTCGGACCTTGGTGCCGCAGTGGTCAACTTCCCCGGTCTGGATTTGCGCGAGGAAGGCAATAGTCCCTATCTCTGGCCGACGCCATTTTATGAGCTAGTGGATGATGGCGGACAACCCTTGCTATTGATCAACGGACCTGCCGGAACCAGCTATTGCAATCAGCTAGAAACAAATCATTGGACGGCGATACTAGAGTTCGCCAATTCCCTCCAGGATGCCGATCAACGCGATAAACTGCTGGCTGACATTCGACCTGACTTTTATTCAATCATTGGCCGCATTCCGTTGAGTGTTCGAATAGAAGCCGAAAATCGTCGGCGACAGCAACAGAGGCTCTTTGAGGAGGCGCTAGATCAATACAACATCGACTTCATGATGGTCTTGCCTATAGGTGCCCATATCGGCCTGCGATCAGATCCATATGGTCAGCAGATACCCGTGCGGCGCCATTACGTCGAGCTGCCCAATGCCTTGGCGTGGCCGATGGTTACATTTCCTATCGGGTACGGAGACACCGGCTTGATTAGCCCAATGCCCATTAGTGCGGCATTTTGGGGACGTCGTTTTAGTGAGCCGCTGGTGGTTCAGGCCGCGATCGACTTTCAGGATCGATTCCCTGAATACCACCGCGCGGCGCCCACAGATCCGACATTCGGCCCGCGTAAAAAACCGCTGCCTCCGCCCCTCGGTATTTTGCAGATACCACCTGAGTTTTCGACTGACCCCGTGAAGATTCTGGAAGGGAGAAGAACACGATGACTCCGATTTCGTTCTTCACCGTTAGGTGGACGCCCTTACAGAATCCGTTGTTATTAACCGCATCCGCAAAGTCAGCCCCAGCGCCGTTTTTCGCGGTCCGGTGGCAGCCGACCCAAGGGTTGATCTATTACCCGTACATACTGCGCTTCGCCATCGGGAGGTGATCTGCTGCCACCGCAGAGTTCGGATCAACATCAGGGGACAGAATTTTTTATGTTCGTTTAAAAACCGGTCTGCCCCCTTATTTTTACTGATCAGTCGACGGCTTTTCCCACAGGTTGATCCCACCTTCCACCGCGAAGCTGTCGATTTCTTTCAACTCATCCTGGGTGAACGAAAGGTTTTTCAGTGCGCCGACGTTTTCAACGATCTGCTCAGGACGACTCGCACCAATGAGCGCCGAGGTGATACGCGGATCACGCAACGTCCAGGCCAACGCCAATTGCGCAAGGCTTTGCCCCCGACGCTTAGCGATCTCGTTGAGGGCACGCACATGAGCGATGTTGCTTTCAGATAGGTGCGCAGCCTGCAACGAGCCACCGCCCGGCTTATTCACTCGCGCATCCTTGGGAATGCCGTTGAGGTATTTGTCAGTCAGCAAGCCTTGAGCCAGCGGGGTGAAGGCAATCACGCCTGCGCCAAGATCGTCGGTGGCGTCCAACAGGTCGCGCTCTACCCAACGGTTGAGCAAGTTGTACGCCGGTTGATGAATCAACAACGGCACTTTCCACTCGTTGAGCAGCGCCGCCATCTCCCGGGTTTTGGCTCCGGAATACGAGGAGATGCCGATGTACAACGCCTTGCCCTGCTGCACCGCAGTGGCCAATGCGCTGGCGGTTTCTTCCAGTGGGGTCAACGGGTCGAAGCGGTGCGAATAAAAAATATCCACGTAGTCCAGGCCCATGCGCTGCAAGCTCTGGTCGAGGCTGGCGAGCACGTATTTACGCGATCCGCCACCTTGGCCATACGGTCCCGGCCACATGTCCCAGCCGGCTTTGCTGGAGATGATAAGTTCGTCGCGGTAATGCTTGAAATCCTCGCGCAGCAGACGGCCAAAGTTGGTCTCGGCGCTGCCATACGGAGGACCATAGTTGTTGGCCAGGTCAAAGTGGTTGATGCCCAGATCAAACGCCGTGCGCAGCAATGCACGCTGAGTATCCATCGGCGTGCTGTCGCCAAAGTTGTGCCACAGGCCCAGCGACAACGCAGGCAGGACCAACCCGCTACGGCCCACGCGGCGGTACGGAATGGCTTCATAACGGTTTTCGGCAGCGATATAAGTCATCGAATCCTCTCTCGTAAAGGTGTATTGGGTTGCGACTCCTTAACCGGACACGCAGTTCCCGCTTTTTATTAGCTGAGCCCTTTTGAGTGATCGAACAAACAGGGAATGGCGTTACTTCAAGCAATCATCCTTCTGCAGCAAGTTCGCCTGAGATACGTTGCAGCCTGCTGGCACGCTGCGGGTCAGCCAAACATTGCCGCCTACGGTAGACCCTTTGCCAATGGTGATGCGCCCCAAAATCGTCGCGCCGGCATAGATCACTACGTCGTCTTCGACAATCGGATGGCGGGCGTGGCCTTTCTGCAATTGACCGTCCTCGTCTGCTGGAAAGCGTTTCGCGCCCAAGGTCACGGCTTGGTAGATACGCACCCGCTCGCCGATGATCGCGGTTTCGCCGATGACCACACCCGTCCCGTGATCGATAAAAAAACTGCCACCGATCTGCGCGCCTGGGTGGATAT
The nucleotide sequence above comes from Pseudomonas sp. AB6. Encoded proteins:
- the ntrC gene encoding nitrogen regulation protein NR(I), with product MSRSETVWIVDDDRSIRWVLEKALQQEGMTTQSFDSADGVMSRLARQQPDVIISDIRMPGASGLELLARIREQHPRLPVIIMTAHSDLDSAVASYQGGAFEYLPKPFDVDEAVSLVKRANQHAQEQQGMEVVPALTRTPEIIGEAPAMQEVFRAIGRLSHSNITVLINGESGTGKELVAHALHRHSPRAASPFIALNMAAIPKDLMESELFGHEKGAFTGAANLRRGRFEQADGGTLFLDEIGDMPADTQTRLLRVLADGEFYRVGGHTPVKVDVRIIAATHQNLEILVQAGKFREDLFHRLNVIRIHIPRMSDRREDIPTLAKHFLARAAQELAVEPKLLKAETEEYLKHLPWPGNVRQLENTCRWITVMASGREVHVSDLPPELLSLPHDAAPITNWEHALRQWADQALARGQSSLLDSAVPTFERIMIETALKHTAGRRRDAAVLLGWGRNTLTRKIKELGMKIDGDEDEGDDA
- the glnL gene encoding nitrogen regulation protein NR(II), whose product is MTISDALHRLLLDNLTTATILLNADLRLEYMNPAAEMLLAISGQRSHGQFISELFTESVEALNSLRQAVEQAHPFTKREAMLTALTGQTLTVDYTVTPILNQNETLLLLEVHPRDRLLRITKEEAQLSKQETTKMLVRGLAHEIKNPLGGIRGAAQLLARELPEESLKDYTNVIIEEADRLRNLVDRMLGSNKMLSLTMTNVHEVLERVCSLVEAESQGCITLVRDYDPSIPDVLIDREQMIQAVLNIVRNAMQAISGQNELRLGRISLRTRALRQFTIGHVRHRLVTKVEIIDNGPGIPADLQETIFYPMVSGRPGGTGLGLAITQNIISQHQGLIECDSHPGHTTFSIFLPLEQGAASS
- the mgrA gene encoding L-glyceraldehyde 3-phosphate reductase — protein: MTYIAAENRYEAIPYRRVGRSGLVLPALSLGLWHNFGDSTPMDTQRALLRTAFDLGINHFDLANNYGPPYGSAETNFGRLLREDFKHYRDELIISSKAGWDMWPGPYGQGGGSRKYVLASLDQSLQRMGLDYVDIFYSHRFDPLTPLEETASALATAVQQGKALYIGISSYSGAKTREMAALLNEWKVPLLIHQPAYNLLNRWVERDLLDATDDLGAGVIAFTPLAQGLLTDKYLNGIPKDARVNKPGGGSLQAAHLSESNIAHVRALNEIAKRRGQSLAQLALAWTLRDPRITSALIGASRPEQIVENVGALKNLSFTQDELKEIDSFAVEGGINLWEKPSTDQ
- a CDS encoding amidase, giving the protein MDTALNARLLAALPPRSSIPLRDRIVDYEIAEMATLFRSHELTSHDITVAYLQRIDQLNGPFETYSANGGYNAFVRIDRQQALAQAREADLWLQNPNDERGVAPPLCGIPMGLKDSIGIKGRESKNGTQAYNTNFALEDATCVGRLRAQGAVLIGHTICSEHSGDVVGQFAGNAWDPERPPGGSSQGSAVAPIARLVAAALGEETAGSIIIPAAVNGVSAIKPSLGLVSGAGVMPLRTGFDIVGPMARSMRDASLILSVIAGVDQLNDPQTLSAPIPPIQLPISSRPGPQPLAGLTIGIPQTDWLELGKPPSESYDLDNKNAFDRFKGQLSDLGAAVVNFPGLDLREEGNSPYLWPTPFYELVDDGGQPLLLINGPAGTSYCNQLETNHWTAILEFANSLQDADQRDKLLADIRPDFYSIIGRIPLSVRIEAENRRRQQQRLFEEALDQYNIDFMMVLPIGAHIGLRSDPYGQQIPVRRHYVELPNALAWPMVTFPIGYGDTGLISPMPISAAFWGRRFSEPLVVQAAIDFQDRFPEYHRAAPTDPTFGPRKKPLPPPLGILQIPPEFSTDPVKILEGRRTR